The Macaca fascicularis isolate 582-1 chromosome 1, T2T-MFA8v1.1 genome includes a window with the following:
- the LOC102140699 gene encoding putative phosphatidylinositol 3,4,5-trisphosphate 3-phosphatase TPTE2P1 produces MNISWASTLHNGWQPNGSCSALLSYASGMDWIPWIPHLAPAVEPARLKPTSISLSGEWIWLCHTGWSAVVQSRLTATTTFQAQAILPPQPPDYRK; encoded by the exons ATGAATATTAGTTGGGCATCTACTCTGCACAATGGCTGGCAACCCAATG GGTCTTGTTCTGCTTTGCTCAGCTACGCATCTGGCATGGACTGGATACCATGGATACCACATCTGGCTCCAGCGGTGGAACCTGCCCGGCTTAAACCAACCAGTATATCCCTTTCTGGCGAATG gatctggctctgtcacacaggctggagtgcagtggtgcaatctcggctcactgcaaccactaccttccaggctcaagcaatcctcccacctcagcctccagactacag AAAATAG